From Erwinia sp. HDF1-3R, one genomic window encodes:
- the pyrF gene encoding orotidine-5'-phosphate decarboxylase translates to MHSPQIAGSPILLALDYACLDSAMAFVDQIDPKSCRLKVGKEMFTLFGPQLVRDLQQRGFEIFLDLKFHDIPNTTAHAVAAAAELGVWMVNVHASGGARMMTAAREALVPFGKDAPMLIAVTVLTSMDAEDLRELGITLSPAEHAERLARLTQQCGLDGVVCSAHEAVSLKQALGSAFKLVTPGIRPAGSAAGDQRRIMTPQQAQQAGVDYMVIGRPITQSPDPAATLSAILASLQEA, encoded by the coding sequence ATGCATTCACCTCAGATAGCGGGTTCTCCGATTCTGCTGGCATTAGACTACGCGTGTCTTGACAGCGCGATGGCTTTCGTTGACCAGATTGACCCCAAAAGCTGTCGCCTGAAGGTAGGCAAAGAGATGTTTACCCTGTTTGGCCCACAACTGGTGCGGGACCTTCAGCAGCGGGGCTTTGAGATCTTCCTCGATCTCAAGTTTCATGATATCCCCAACACCACGGCGCACGCGGTGGCCGCCGCCGCCGAGCTTGGCGTTTGGATGGTAAACGTACACGCCAGCGGTGGGGCACGTATGATGACGGCAGCCCGCGAAGCATTGGTTCCTTTTGGCAAAGATGCCCCCATGCTGATTGCCGTTACCGTGCTCACCAGCATGGACGCGGAAGATCTCAGGGAGCTGGGTATCACGCTGTCACCCGCTGAACACGCCGAACGGCTGGCGCGTCTGACGCAACAGTGTGGTCTTGATGGCGTGGTCTGTTCTGCGCACGAAGCGGTTAGCCTTAAGCAGGCGCTGGGAAGCGCCTTTAAGCTGGTGACGCCAGGTATCAGACCGGCGGGCAGCGCAGCGGGCGACCAGCGCCGTATTATGACGCCCCAGCAGGCACAGCAGGCGGGGGTGGATTATATGGTGATCGGCCGCCCCATCACGCAATCCCCGGATCCGGCGGCCACGCTCTCCGCGATTCTGGCTTCATTACAGGAGGCATAA
- the yciH gene encoding stress response translation initiation inhibitor YciH has product MADNENRLVYSTDTGRIDAPKAAPQRPKGDGIVRIQRQTSGRKGKGVCLINGLDLTDSDLEKLAAELKKKCGCGGAVKDGIIEIQGDKRDLIKTLLEAKGLKVKLAGG; this is encoded by the coding sequence ATGGCTGATAACGAAAACAGGCTGGTTTATTCGACCGACACGGGCCGCATTGATGCGCCGAAAGCGGCTCCCCAGCGCCCTAAGGGCGACGGTATTGTCCGCATTCAGCGGCAGACCAGCGGCAGAAAGGGGAAGGGCGTCTGCCTGATAAACGGGCTGGATTTAACGGATAGCGATTTGGAGAAGCTGGCCGCGGAGCTAAAGAAAAAATGTGGCTGCGGTGGTGCGGTTAAGGACGGCATTATTGAAATCCAGGGCGATAAGCGTGACCTGATTAAAACGCTGCTGGAAGCCAAGGGACTGAAGGTAAAGCTGGCGGGTGGCTGA
- a CDS encoding LapA family protein has translation MKYLLIFLLVLVIFIISITLGAHNDQTVTFNYLLAQGQYRVSTLLATLFAAGFILGWAICGLFWLRVRVSLAHSQRKVKRLQQQLGQTEEIVTVSPVPAVKE, from the coding sequence GTGAAATATTTGCTGATTTTTTTACTGGTACTGGTGATTTTTATCATCTCCATTACCCTGGGGGCTCACAACGATCAGACGGTGACCTTTAACTATTTGTTAGCGCAGGGTCAATATCGGGTATCCACGCTGTTAGCGACGTTGTTTGCCGCCGGTTTTATTCTGGGCTGGGCAATATGCGGACTTTTCTGGCTGCGGGTACGCGTGTCACTGGCCCACTCTCAGCGTAAAGTTAAACGTCTCCAGCAGCAGCTGGGTCAGACAGAAGAAATCGTGACAGTGTCACCCGTCCCCGCTGTTAAGGAATAA
- the araD gene encoding L-ribulose-5-phosphate 4-epimerase has product MLEQLKQQVLEANLDLPRHNLVVFTWGNVSAADRESGLMVIKPSGVSYGAMTQDDMVVVNILTGEVIEGSKRPSSDTDTHRALYQAWPQIGGIVHTHSRHATIWAQSGRDIPAWGTTHADDFYGAVPCTRQMHTSEIQGRYEWETGQVIVETFRERQLDPLAIPAVLINSHGPFCWGKTAEEAVHSAVVLEEVAYMGIYSQQLSPELPAMQQPLLDRHYLRKHGSNATYGQKK; this is encoded by the coding sequence GTGTTAGAACAACTCAAGCAGCAGGTGCTGGAGGCGAATCTCGACCTTCCGCGTCATAACCTGGTGGTATTCACCTGGGGGAATGTAAGCGCCGCAGACCGTGAATCCGGGCTGATGGTGATTAAGCCCTCGGGCGTTAGCTATGGTGCAATGACGCAGGACGATATGGTGGTGGTTAACATACTGACGGGCGAAGTTATCGAGGGGAGCAAACGGCCCTCTTCCGATACGGACACGCATCGGGCGCTCTATCAGGCCTGGCCGCAAATTGGGGGAATTGTCCATACGCATTCACGTCATGCCACCATCTGGGCCCAGTCAGGCCGGGATATTCCCGCATGGGGTACCACGCATGCCGACGACTTCTACGGGGCGGTTCCCTGTACCCGGCAGATGCACACCAGCGAAATTCAGGGGCGCTATGAGTGGGAAACCGGGCAGGTGATCGTCGAAACATTCAGGGAGAGGCAGCTCGATCCGCTGGCCATCCCTGCCGTGTTGATTAACTCGCACGGGCCGTTCTGTTGGGGTAAAACGGCGGAGGAGGCGGTTCACTCTGCGGTGGTCCTGGAAGAGGTCGCTTACATGGGTATTTACAGCCAGCAGCTTTCGCCTGAACTCCCGGCAATGCAGCAGCCTCTTCTGGATCGCCACTATCTTCGCAAGCACGGCAGTAATGCCACCTATGGTCAGAAAAAGTAA
- the osmB gene encoding osmotically-inducible lipoprotein OsmB, with translation MSMTAKRISAAVLAATLVLSLSACSHWSKRDRNTALGAGAGAIGGSVLSNGSGLGTLGGAAVGGVIGHQISR, from the coding sequence ATGTCTATGACCGCAAAACGCATTTCCGCCGCCGTGCTGGCCGCCACGTTAGTCCTGTCACTGAGCGCCTGCTCACACTGGTCAAAACGCGATCGAAATACAGCACTTGGGGCGGGTGCCGGCGCAATTGGTGGTTCTGTTCTTTCCAATGGTAGCGGTTTAGGTACCCTTGGCGGGGCCGCAGTAGGTGGGGTTATCGGCCATCAGATTAGCCGTTAA
- the lapB gene encoding lipopolysaccharide assembly protein LapB, protein MLELLFLLLPVAAAYGWYMGRRSAQQDKQQEASRLSRDYVTGVNFLLSNQQDKAVDLFLDMLKEDSGAVEAHLTLGNLFRSRGEVDKAIRIHQSLMESASLTYDQRLLAIQQLGRDYMAAGFYDRAEEMFSHLVDETDFRIGALQQLLLIHQATSDWSKAIEVAERLVKLGKEKQRLEIAHFYCELALQAMGSDDLDRAMTLLRKGESADRECARVSIMMGRIHMARGEYAKAVGHLQRVIEQDKELVSETLEMLQTCYQHLDKQNDWVDYLKRCVEENTGAAAELYLSDVIEKDEGGEVAQLYINRQLQRHPTMRGFHRLMDYHLHEAEDGRAKESLMVLRDMVGEQIRTKPRYRCHKCGFTAHALYWHCPSCRAWSSVKPIRGLDGQ, encoded by the coding sequence ATGTTGGAACTGCTGTTTCTGTTATTACCCGTTGCCGCCGCTTATGGCTGGTATATGGGGCGCAGGAGTGCGCAGCAGGATAAACAACAGGAAGCCAGCCGCCTGTCGCGAGATTACGTTACGGGCGTAAACTTTCTGTTATCAAATCAGCAGGATAAAGCCGTCGATCTCTTTCTGGACATGCTCAAAGAGGACAGCGGAGCGGTTGAAGCCCACCTTACGCTGGGCAATTTGTTTCGCTCTCGCGGCGAGGTGGATAAGGCCATACGCATTCACCAGTCGCTAATGGAAAGCGCTTCCCTGACTTACGACCAGCGTCTGCTGGCCATCCAGCAGCTTGGACGTGATTATATGGCGGCCGGCTTCTACGATCGTGCCGAAGAGATGTTCAGTCATCTGGTGGATGAAACCGATTTTCGCATTGGGGCACTGCAGCAGCTGCTGCTTATCCACCAGGCGACCAGCGACTGGAGCAAAGCCATTGAAGTGGCAGAGCGGCTGGTTAAGCTGGGGAAAGAGAAGCAACGTCTGGAGATCGCCCACTTTTACTGCGAGCTTGCGCTGCAGGCAATGGGCAGTGACGATCTCGACCGGGCGATGACGCTGTTGCGTAAAGGAGAGTCGGCCGATCGCGAGTGCGCGCGCGTGTCGATAATGATGGGCCGCATTCATATGGCCAGGGGCGAATATGCGAAAGCGGTAGGCCATTTGCAGCGTGTGATCGAGCAGGATAAAGAGCTGGTCAGCGAAACGCTGGAGATGCTGCAAACCTGCTACCAGCATCTCGATAAGCAGAATGACTGGGTTGACTACCTTAAGCGCTGCGTAGAAGAGAATACCGGGGCCGCTGCCGAACTCTACCTTTCCGATGTTATTGAGAAAGATGAAGGGGGAGAGGTCGCTCAGCTTTATATCAATCGGCAGCTACAACGGCATCCGACCATGCGGGGCTTCCACCGCCTGATGGATTATCACCTGCACGAAGCGGAAGACGGCAGGGCGAAAGAGAGCCTGATGGTACTGCGCGATATGGTCGGAGAGCAAATCCGCACCAAGCCACGCTACCGCTGTCATAAATGCGGTTTTACCGCCCATGCACTTTACTGGCACTGCCCATCCTGCCGTGCCTGGTCTTCGGTTAAGCCTATTCGCGGTCTTGACGGCCAGTAA
- the pgpB gene encoding phosphatidylglycerophosphatase B, with protein MFSIAKRTTLGALLLLIMPVGVWLSGWRWQPVEMGSGYKLLFGLTETVTSPWGTLTSLLLCGWFLWCLRFRLKPAVVLLLIVAASLLVGQYAKTFIKREVQEPRPYVLWLEKSQGLNEKTFYEQTRRQRSAVVTEAMRQDTQLPKWLKRHWAFETGYAFPSGHTMFAATWALLAVGLLWPRRHRVTVAVIILWAVGVMGSRLALGMHWPRDLITSTVISWLLVMLATWLVQRFCGPLTVPVHEQKEIAKRERQ; from the coding sequence ATGTTTAGTATCGCCAAACGCACCACCCTGGGTGCGCTGTTATTACTGATTATGCCGGTTGGTGTGTGGCTCTCGGGCTGGCGGTGGCAGCCGGTAGAAATGGGCTCAGGCTACAAGCTGCTATTCGGGCTCACGGAAACCGTCACCAGCCCCTGGGGAACGCTGACCAGCCTCCTGCTCTGTGGGTGGTTTCTCTGGTGCTTACGGTTTCGCCTTAAACCGGCAGTGGTGCTGTTACTGATCGTTGCTGCCTCGCTTCTGGTAGGGCAGTACGCCAAGACCTTTATTAAGCGGGAGGTTCAGGAGCCTCGTCCCTACGTGCTGTGGCTGGAGAAGAGTCAGGGCCTGAATGAAAAAACCTTCTATGAGCAAACGCGCAGGCAGCGCAGCGCGGTAGTGACCGAGGCAATGCGCCAGGATACACAGCTCCCGAAGTGGCTCAAGCGGCACTGGGCGTTTGAAACGGGCTATGCTTTTCCGTCAGGGCATACGATGTTTGCTGCTACATGGGCCTTACTGGCGGTAGGGCTCCTGTGGCCCAGGCGGCACAGGGTAACCGTCGCGGTGATTATCCTCTGGGCGGTGGGCGTAATGGGCAGCAGGCTGGCGCTGGGAATGCACTGGCCGCGCGACCTGATCACCTCAACGGTAATCAGCTGGCTGCTGGTGATGCTGGCTACGTGGCTGGTGCAGCGCTTTTGTGGCCCGCTAACCGTGCCGGTGCATGAGCAAAAAGAGATCGCGAAGCGCGAGCGACAGTAG
- the pdeR gene encoding cyclic di-GMP phosphodiesterase gives MTDDYGQSLFYTRFGTTSPHWRLTSDSDALNFAEDETSSTHIAVALTPVQARLLRGMTVITSSVNLTLSLYGEEIPMHLVGRKVNRSEWAGSASAWGDTSAVARDLSLGLSFAEQVVSEANSVIVILDQRGNIQRFNRMSEEYTGLKEQEVIGCNVFQLFMTRQEAAASRRNISGFFRDGSSYEVERWVKTKKGQRLFLFRNKFVHSGSGKNEIYLICSGTDITEERRAQERLQVLANTDTITGLPNRNAIHLAIGDAVEQRGDTQVGIVYLDLDNFKKVNDAYGHMFGDRLLQAVSLAILGCLETDQTLARLGGDEFIVLALNSSQCALEAMSERILERLKLPFRIGLIEVYSGCSIGVAVSPQHGDDRESLIRNADTAMYTAKESGRGKFCIFSTEMNQRVFEYLWLDTNLRKALEQDQLILHYQPKLDANGQVSSVEALVRWQSPERGLVPPGSFISYAEESGLIVPLGRWVMLSALAQTLRWREQGIHLRVAVNVSPRQLADQSILVDFKQALEQAGLSQSPIDIELTESCLIENEEKALSLMAQFKALGAEVHLDDFGTGYSSLSQLARVPINAIKLDQSFIRDVNHQPVSQSLVKAIVAVARALDLSVIAEGIETKEEEEFVIASGVDGRQGFLYAKPMPANELEHWLKAHLNN, from the coding sequence ATGACCGATGATTACGGGCAGTCGTTATTCTATACCCGGTTTGGTACTACAAGCCCTCATTGGCGTTTAACTTCCGACAGCGATGCGCTCAATTTCGCCGAAGACGAAACCTCTTCCACTCACATCGCTGTGGCGCTCACCCCGGTTCAGGCCAGGCTGCTGCGAGGTATGACCGTGATCACCTCCAGCGTGAATCTGACTCTTTCTCTCTATGGTGAAGAGATCCCCATGCATCTGGTTGGCCGCAAGGTTAACCGCTCGGAATGGGCGGGGAGCGCATCGGCATGGGGTGATACCTCTGCCGTGGCGCGCGACCTGTCGTTAGGGTTGTCCTTCGCCGAGCAGGTCGTCTCCGAAGCAAATTCGGTGATTGTTATCCTCGATCAGCGTGGCAATATTCAGCGCTTTAACCGCATGAGTGAGGAGTATACCGGCCTGAAAGAGCAGGAAGTGATTGGCTGCAATGTCTTCCAGCTGTTTATGACCCGCCAGGAAGCCGCGGCTTCAAGACGTAACATCAGCGGATTTTTCCGGGATGGCAGCTCCTATGAGGTAGAGCGCTGGGTTAAGACCAAAAAGGGCCAGCGACTGTTTCTGTTCCGCAATAAGTTTGTCCATAGCGGCAGCGGTAAGAACGAAATCTATCTTATCTGTTCCGGTACGGATATTACCGAAGAGCGCCGTGCACAGGAGCGTCTGCAGGTGCTGGCCAATACGGATACCATTACCGGCCTGCCCAATCGCAATGCGATCCATCTTGCTATCGGTGACGCGGTGGAGCAGCGTGGCGACACTCAGGTGGGCATTGTTTATCTGGACCTGGACAACTTCAAGAAGGTCAATGATGCCTACGGGCATATGTTTGGCGATCGGCTGTTACAGGCCGTCTCCCTTGCCATCCTCGGCTGTCTTGAGACCGATCAGACGCTGGCCCGTCTGGGTGGCGATGAATTTATTGTGCTGGCGCTTAACTCAAGCCAGTGCGCGCTGGAGGCGATGTCAGAGCGCATTCTTGAGCGCCTCAAGCTGCCGTTTCGTATTGGGCTGATTGAAGTCTATTCCGGCTGTTCAATCGGGGTGGCGGTCAGTCCGCAGCACGGCGACGACCGCGAGAGTCTGATACGCAATGCCGATACCGCCATGTATACCGCCAAAGAGAGCGGGCGCGGCAAGTTCTGCATCTTCTCCACGGAGATGAACCAGCGGGTGTTTGAATATCTCTGGCTGGATACCAATTTGCGAAAAGCCCTCGAGCAGGATCAGCTTATCCTTCACTATCAGCCAAAGCTCGACGCGAATGGTCAGGTCTCCAGCGTGGAGGCGCTGGTGCGCTGGCAGTCGCCAGAGCGCGGCCTGGTGCCGCCCGGCAGTTTCATCTCCTATGCCGAGGAGTCAGGGCTGATTGTCCCCTTAGGCCGCTGGGTGATGCTGAGTGCGCTGGCACAGACGCTCCGCTGGCGGGAACAGGGCATTCATCTGCGTGTTGCGGTGAACGTTTCGCCTCGTCAGCTGGCCGATCAAAGCATCCTGGTCGATTTCAAACAGGCGCTGGAACAGGCGGGGTTGAGTCAAAGCCCAATCGATATTGAACTGACCGAAAGCTGCCTGATTGAAAATGAAGAGAAAGCGCTGTCGCTGATGGCACAGTTTAAAGCGCTGGGCGCAGAGGTACATCTTGATGATTTTGGCACCGGCTATTCGTCGCTTTCACAGCTGGCGCGCGTGCCGATTAACGCCATTAAACTCGATCAGAGCTTTATTCGCGATGTGAACCACCAGCCGGTGTCGCAGTCGCTGGTTAAAGCCATCGTCGCCGTTGCCAGGGCGCTGGATCTCAGCGTGATTGCCGAGGGGATCGAAACTAAAGAGGAAGAGGAGTTTGTCATTGCCAGTGGAGTGGATGGGCGTCAGGGCTTTCTTTACGCTAAGCCAATGCCCGCTAACGAGCTCGAGCACTGGCTTAAAGCGCATCTAAATAATTAG
- a CDS encoding crotonase/enoyl-CoA hydratase family protein: MTVINQTTCRLFSEVGQTTQLSAYYEEGRRTMWMMLRAQPRPSFNHELIEEIMNLSYAAQRSGLPIDFWVTGSLVPTMFNAGGDLNFFAQCIKNGRREALRAYARACVDCIHAAARGFDTGAVSIAMIEGSALGGGFEAALAHHFILAQDTARMGFPEIAFNLFPGMGGYSLVARRSGMKLAEELICEGESHSAEWFAERGLVDKVFQPGEGYQATRTFIDVLRPKLNGVRAMLKARQRVLQLSRAELMDITEDWVDFAFTMEPKDLAYMERLVLIQNRHSAQALRKVS; this comes from the coding sequence ATGACCGTTATTAATCAAACTACCTGCAGGCTGTTTAGTGAAGTTGGACAAACCACCCAGCTTTCCGCGTACTACGAAGAAGGCCGCCGTACGATGTGGATGATGCTACGGGCGCAGCCGCGTCCAAGTTTTAACCATGAGCTTATTGAAGAGATAATGAATCTCAGCTATGCCGCCCAGCGTTCAGGTTTGCCGATCGATTTTTGGGTTACCGGCTCGCTGGTGCCGACCATGTTCAATGCAGGCGGCGATCTCAACTTCTTCGCCCAGTGCATTAAAAACGGACGCCGTGAAGCCCTGCGCGCCTATGCCCGGGCCTGCGTAGACTGTATCCATGCCGCCGCGAGGGGGTTCGATACCGGCGCAGTCAGTATCGCAATGATTGAGGGTAGCGCGCTGGGCGGCGGTTTTGAAGCCGCGCTGGCGCACCACTTCATCCTCGCACAGGACACCGCCCGGATGGGCTTTCCTGAAATCGCCTTCAACCTCTTCCCGGGGATGGGGGGATACTCACTGGTGGCGCGCCGCTCCGGCATGAAGCTGGCGGAGGAGTTAATCTGCGAGGGGGAGTCTCACAGCGCCGAGTGGTTTGCAGAGCGCGGGCTGGTCGATAAGGTTTTTCAACCCGGGGAAGGCTACCAGGCTACCCGCACCTTTATTGACGTCCTGCGGCCAAAACTTAACGGGGTGAGGGCGATGCTGAAAGCCCGCCAGCGCGTACTGCAATTATCGCGTGCTGAGCTGATGGACATCACCGAAGACTGGGTCGATTTTGCCTTCACCATGGAGCCCAAAGACCTTGCCTATATGGAGCGTCTGGTCCTGATACAAAATCGCCACAGCGCCCAGGCATTGAGAAAGGTAAGCTAA